The following proteins are encoded in a genomic region of Phragmites australis chromosome 9, lpPhrAust1.1, whole genome shotgun sequence:
- the LOC133929427 gene encoding WRKY transcription factor WRKY51-like: MSGVRHDNGGGYQHHLSGDFQFHDELASLFAQRPDASTTPMVQQPWFADYPQAPLLDYEAFAGEFGAPAAEEVKRELLVDTGAAAGVGMPGGGVGATPAPLTPNSVSVSSTSSEACGPGPGAGEESAGKCKEEWEMEESKDGSAAAKRDGEGEEKNKKGAAKGKGKGEKRSRQPKFAFMTKSEVDHLEDGYRWRKYGQKAVKNSPFPRSYYRCTTQKCPVKKRVERSYQDAAVVITTYEGKHTHPIPATLRGSTHLLSVHHPNLHHPPPPLPIGGGGGGLAFRPCFTAYDALGLLQPQQGHHHALQELVSGTGAAAGVRAHQVSAAMSSHALPDQHGLAAIVGTAGTATATAATRAPLRMQHFMAQDYAGLLQDMFPSFVHNDDGDNHHHP; this comes from the exons ATGTCGGGCGTGAGGCATGACAACGGCGGCGGCTACCAGCACCACCTCTCCGGCGACTTCCAGTTCCACGACGAGCTGGCGTCGCTGTTCGCGCAGCGGCCCGACGCGTCGACAACGCCGATGGTGCAGCAGCCGTGGTTCGCGGACTACCCGCAGGCGCCGCTGCTGGACTATGAGGCGTTCGCGGGGGAGTTCGGCGCGCCGGCCGCGGAGGAGGTGAAGAGGGAGCTGCTGGTGGACACTGGCGCTGCTGCCGGCGTCGGGATGCCCGGCGGTGGGGTTGGGGCGACGCCGGCGCCGCTGACGCCGAACAGCGTGTCGGTGTCGTCGACGTCGAGCGAGGCCTGTGGCCCCGGCCCCGGAGCGGGCGAGGAGTCGGCCGGGAAGTGCAAGGAGGAGTGGGAGATGGAGGAGAGCAAAGATGGATCGGCGGCGGCCAAGAGGgatggggaaggagaggagaagaacaAGAAAGG GGCGgccaagggcaagggcaagggcgAGAAGCGGTCGCGGCAGCCGAAGTTCGCGTTCATGACCAAGAGCGAGGTCGACCACCTCGAGGACGGCTACCGGTGGCGCAAATACGGCCAGAAAGCCGTCAAGAACAGCCCATTTCCTAG GAGCTACTACCGGTGCACGACGCAGAAGTGCCCGGTGAAGAAGCGGGTGGAGCGGTCGTACCAGGACGCCGCGGTCGTGATCACCACGTACGAGGGCAAGCACACGCACCCCATCCCCGCCACGCTGCGCGGGAGCACACACCTCCTCTCCGTGCACCACCCGAACCTccaccacccgccgccgccgctaccgatcggtggcggtggcggtggcctcGCCTTCAGGCCCTGCTTCACCGCCTACGACGCGCTCGGCCTCCTGCAGCCGCAGCAGGGCCACCACCACGCCTTGCAGGAGCTGGTGAGCGGcacgggcgccgccgccggagtgcGTGCGCACCAGGTGAGCGCCGCCATGTCGAGCCATGCGCTGCCTGACCAGCATGGCTTGGCTGCCATTGTCGGTACGGCTGGTACTGCCACTGCTACGGCGGCTACTAGAGCTCCACTCCGGATGCAGCACTTCATGGCACAGGACTATGCTGGCCTCTTGCAGGACATGTTTCCGTCCTTCGTTCACAACGACGATGGCGACAACCATCACCACCCTTGA
- the LOC133929426 gene encoding LOW QUALITY PROTEIN: probable 3-hydroxyisobutyrate dehydrogenase-like 2, mitochondrial (The sequence of the model RefSeq protein was modified relative to this genomic sequence to represent the inferred CDS: inserted 1 base in 1 codon), protein MRKISGEIALQITRVRVRRPLKKRQLWVLGNLRVAMEGVMEEGRKGEAAAFGFPAPVRQGATRLGWIGIDVMGGAMVKHLLAARFAVIANARTPAKAESLVAAGASLADSPAAMAAASDVVFTMVRNLGKTGVTPGDVRAVILDPASGALGGLRPGGVLVDCTSSYPPLAREIAAAARAAGCYAVDAPVSGSDVGARDGTLVIFAGGDEAVVTWLAPLFTHLGRPTYMGPPGSGQNSEKANQIAVVGAVVGLGESVXFASAAGLDALLFLDVVCKGAAGSRIMDIFGDRVLRREFASGGAVRYIVKDLGMALEVGDGQEEANVLPGAALFRQMFSAMVANGDGDGDMSFQGLVTVFERLNGIRK, encoded by the exons ATGCGCAAAATATCAGGTGAGATCGCCCTCCAAATCACTCGAGTGCGAGTGAGACGTCCACTAAAAAAGAGGCAGCTTTGGGTACTTGGGAATTTGAGAGTGGCTATGGAGGGGGTAATGGAAGAGGGGCGGAAGGGGGAAGCGGCGGCGTTTGGTTTCCCGGCGCCGGTCCGTCAAGGGGCCACGCGGCTGGGGTGGATCGGCATCGACGTCATGGGCGGCGCCATGGTCAAGCACCTCCTCGCGGCTAGGTTCGCGGTCATCGCTAACGCTCGCACGCCGGCCAAGGCGGAGAGCCTTGTTGCCGCCGGTGCGAGCCTCGCGGATTCGCCGGCAGCTATGGCTGCTGCCTCCGACGTGGTGTTCACTATGGTCAGAAACCTcggt AAAACGGGCGTCACACCCGGCGACGTCCGCGCGGTGATCCTGGATCCTGCCTCCGGTGCCCTTGGGGGCCTCCGTCCCGGCGGCGTGCTGGTGGACTGCACGAGCTCCTACCCTCCCCTCGCGCGCGAGATCGCCGCGGCGGCGCGTGCGGCAGGCTGCTACGCTGTGGACGCTCCAGTCTCCGGCAGCGACGTCGGCGCCCGCGACGGCACCCTGGTCAtcttcgccggcggcgacgaggcCGTGGTCACTTGGCTCGCCCCGCTCTTCACCCACCTCGGAAGACCGACCTACATGGGCCCACCCGGCAGCGGCCAGAATAGCGAGAAAGCCAACCAGATCGCGGTGGTCGGCGCGGTGGTGGGGCTCGGCGAGTCCG GCTTCGCCAGCGCCGCGGGGCTCGACGCGCTGCTGTTCCTCGACGTCGTGTGCAAGGGCGCGGCGGGGTCTCGCATTATGGACATCTTCGGCGATCGCGTGCTGCGCCGCGAGTTCGCGTCGGGGGGCGCCGTGCGGTACATCGTCAAGGACCTCGGCATGGCGCTGGAGGTCGGGGACGGGCAGGAGGAGGCGAACGTGCTGCCCGGGGCGGCGCTGTTCCGGCAGATGTTCTCGGCGATGGTGGcgaacggcgacggcgacggcgacatGAGTTTCCAGGGACTGGTCACCGTCTTTGAGCGCCTGAATGGCATCCGCAAGTGA
- the LOC133929423 gene encoding protein EMBRYO SAC DEVELOPMENT ARREST 30-like — translation MLLKSKFKLATAIGIMLSMLSLLVHLFLANYSAGGITKYSMHMDDALPFGSRPWPRRLWGPLSTLDHLHPFSKSREPYAAPTKNNGFIYAKIYGGFEKIQSSICDLVAVARLLNATLVIPEIQATTRAKGISPKFKSFSYLYDEEHFITALSNDVAIVHGLPKDLKEARKKFKFSTVSPRNSATPEYYITEVLPRLVKSKVIGIIVNGGKCLQSVLPASLEEFQRLRCRVAFHALKFRPQIRALGSQITGRLRASGRPYLAYHPGLLRDTLAFHGCAELFQDIHTELIQYRRNQMIKRGTVKEQLAVDSVSRKVGGSCPLMPEEVGLLLQALGYPPTTTIFLAGSETFGGQRMLIPLRAMYANLVDRTSLCSQRELSDLVGPEGLLASDMSHPPPPKSEKKLIEEWKRVGPRPRPLPPPPARPFYAHEKEGWYGWIGENDTEPDPSPIEFRRQAHRLLWDALDYLVSVEADAFFPGFHNDGSGWPDYSSLIMGHRLYQTPSGITYRPDRKVVAALFENVSDHRYHPPRNWTIAAREHLNKSANVEGFISSAMLSKPVSFLSHPLSECSCRTTKSAAVQPVKDSHGRLLFGGEEECPDWMARSLATVSTKNNEPQNEDYEGELPEDDSSPDKQQESDRSDTNKSSEQDEEMDPDD, via the exons ATGCTCCTCAAAAGCAAATTTAAGTTGGCCACCGCCATCGGCATCATGCTGTCGATGCTATCACTGCTTGTGCACCTTTTTCTTGCAAATTATTCTGCTGGGGGTATCACAAAGTACAGCATGCATATGGATGATGCCCTTCCATTTGGATCG AGGCCTTGGCCACGGAGATTGTGGGGTCCATTGAGTACACTTGATCACCTACATCCTTTTTCGAAATCTAGAGAACCCTACGCTG CTCCTACTAAGAATAATGGTTTTATTTATGCAAAAATATATGGTGGCTTTGAGAAGATACAGTCTTCG ATCTGTGATCTTGTTGCCGTTGCCAGGCTCTTAAATGCCACTTTGGTTATTCCTGAGATACAAGCAACAACTCGTGCAAAAGGCATCAG TCcaaagttcaaaagcttttcttATCTATATGATGAAGAGCATTTCATAACTGCACTTTCCAACGATGTGGCTATTGTGCATGGCTTGCCAAAGGATCTCAAGGAGGCCagaaaaaagttcaaattttcCACAGTATCTCCTAGGAATTCTGCCACTCCAGAATACTACATCACAGAAGTCTTACCCAGACTTGTAAAGTCGAAAGTTATTGGTATAATCGTTAATGGAGGTAAATGTCTCCAG tcaGTTCTCCCTGCAAGCTTGGAGGAATTTCAGAGGCTTAGGTGTAGGGTAGCTTTCCATGCTCTCAAGTTCCGCCCCCAAATTCGGGCTCTTGGGAGCCAAATAACCGGAAG GTTGCGAGCATCTGGCCGTCCATATCTGGCCTATCACCCAGGACTGCTAAGAGATACTCTAGCTTTTCATGGTTGCGCTGAACTGTTTCAG GATATTCATACAGAACTTATTCAGTATAGAAGGAACCAGATGATCAAACGAGGAACTGTAAAGGAACAGCTAGCAGTTGATTCAGTGTCCAGAAAGGTGGGTGGTTCGTGTCCACTCATGCCAGAAGAG GTTGGACTTCTACTTCAAGCATTAGGTTACCCGCCAACTACGACAATATTCTTGGCTGGTTCTGAAACTTTTGGTGGGCAGAGAATGCTTATTCCTCTACGAGCTATGTATGCTAACCTAGTTGACCGCACTTCATTATGTAGTCAGAGGGAGCTATCTGATTTAGTTGGGCCAGAAGGCCTCCTTGCCTCAGATATGTCACATCCTCCCCCTCCCAAAAGCGAGAAAAAACTCATTGAAGAATGGAAGAGAGTAGGGCCACGTCCAAGGCCCCTGCCCCCACCTCCGGCAAGGCCATTCTATGCCCATGAGAAGGAAGGCTGGTATGGTTGGATTGGTGAGAACGACACAGAACCAGATCCTTCACCCATTGAATTCAGGAGGCAAGCACACCGGTTGCTCTGGGATGCACTTGATTATCTTGTTTCTGTTGAAGCTGATGCATTCTTCCCTGGGTTTCACAATGATGGGAGTGGTTGGCCGGACTACTCAAGTTTGATCATGGGGCACAGGTTATACCAAACTCCATCTGGTATAACCTATAGGCCTGACAG AAAGGTTGTTGCTGCACTGTTTGAAAACGTTAGTGATCATCGGTATCACCCACCACGGAATTGGACAATTGCTGCACGTGAGCACCTCAATAAGAGTGCAAATGTGGAAGGCTTCATATCATCAGCTATGTTGTCGAAACCTGTATCATTTCTCAGCCACCCGTTGTCAGAGTGCTCTTGCAGAACAACAAAATCAGCGGCTGTTCAACCGGTGAAAGATAGCCATGGCAGACTCCTATTTGGAGGTGAGGAAGAATGTCCTGATTGGATGGCGCGCAGCTTGGCAACGGTGTCCACCAAGAATAATGAACCTCAGAACGAGGATTATGAGGGTGAGTTACCTGAAGATGACTCTAGCCCAGACAAGCAGCAGGAATCTGACAGAAGTGACACAAATAAATCCTCAGAGCAAGACGAGGAGATGGATCCAGATGATTAA
- the LOC133929425 gene encoding uncharacterized protein LOC133929425, with protein MAKPPMAIETEAVAAARAVSQTAPMCPEAEAATVAVAGPVRPRGWLRRLIPREYLPRSRRWRSAGDAVGGGASRLASSLSRSLRWKRLPGFSSLSLRSGSASAVLDAVAFRVMYVVEAVVLGLALSCFFLCCGCHL; from the coding sequence ATGGCAAAGCCGCCAATGGCCATCGAGACGGAagcagtggcggcggcgagggcggttTCCCAGACGGCGCCGATGTGCCCAGAGGCCGAGGCGGCGACCGTGGCGGTGGCGGGCCCCGTGCGGCCGCGTGGGTGGCTGCGGCGGCTCATCCCGCGGGAGTACCTGCCCCGGAGTCGGCGGTGGAGGTCCGCCGGCGACGCTGTGGGCGGGGGCGCGTCGAGGCTGGCGTCGTCGCTGTCGCGGTCGCTGCGGTGGAAGCGGCTCCCGGGATTCTCCTCCCTCAGCCTGCGGAGCGGCTCGGCATCGGCGGTGCTCGACGCGGTCGCGTTCCGTGTCATGTACGTCGTGGAGGCTGTCGTGCTCGGCCTCGCGCTCTCTTGCTTCTTCCTCTGCTGCGGCTGCCACCTCTGA